GTAATCGGACTTTATGTTTTTTCATCTAATGAAAACCATATAATTTTTTTTAACATTTCGCTAAAAGATAATCCATCAAATCTTGCTGCCTCTGGAAAAAGTGATGTCTTCGTCATTCCGGGAATAGTGTTAACTTCCAGAACATAAATTTTATTTTTTTTGTCAACAATCATATCCACACGAGACATAGCACAACAACCAAGCGATTTATGTGCTAAAAGTCCGAGTTTTTTTGCCTTTTCAATAATTTTTCCAGGTAGCCGTGGTGGAATTATATGTTTTGAACCACCATTCGCATATTTAGAATAGAAATCATAGAACTCATTTTTAGGAATAATTTCTATTGGTGTAAGAGGCTTGTCGCCTAAAATAGGAACCGTTATTTCTTTGCCATCAATATATTCTTCAACGATTGCTTTGTCGTCGTATTTCAATGCAGTTTTTATTGCTCTTTTCAGTTGTGATTTTTTCCTGACAATTGTAACGCCTATTGCCGAACCTTGATGTGCAGGCTTAATAACCACAGGTAATTTGGAATTTGGAATTTGGGATTTGGAATTTGGAATTACTTGCCATTTTGGAGTTGGGATATTTTCAAACTCAAAAATTCTTTTTGTATA
This DNA window, taken from Elusimicrobiota bacterium, encodes the following:
- a CDS encoding D-alanine--D-alanine ligase, whose translation is MNIKKIGVIYGGKSSEREISLKTGSAIADALKKEKFNVVLIDSGKKYFIKKLMASKIDFAFIALHGPLGEDGTMQGLLEVLGIPYSGSGVLASAIAMNKIYTKRIFEFENIPTPKWQVIPNSKSQIPNSKLPVVIKPAHQGSAIGVTIVRKKSQLKRAIKTALKYDDKAIVEEYIDGKEITVPILGDKPLTPIEIIPKNEFYDFYSKYANGGSKHIIPPRLPGKIIEKAKKLGLLAHKSLGCCAMSRVDMIVDKKNKIYVLEVNTIPGMTKTSLFPEAARFDGLSFSEMLKKIIWFSLDEKT